From the genome of Actinomycetota bacterium, one region includes:
- the rfbB gene encoding dTDP-glucose 4,6-dehydratase, protein MRLLVTGGCGFIGSNFIRLVLREHPEDEVINLDKLTYAGNPMNLKEVEGDSRYSFLKGDICEPSDVGAAFSREPDAVVNFAAETHVDRSIISPEDFVRTDVLGTFRLLEKARESGVRMLQVSTDEVYGSIEEGSFREDSPLQPNSPYAASKAGADLLVRSYVRTYGLDAVIVRSSNNYGPFQYPEKVIPLFVTNILEGRKVPLYGEGRNVRDWLFVEDNCRAIDLVLRKGEAGGIYNIGAGQERTNLELTLAILEIMGAGEECIEYVADRPGHDLRYSVDSSRVRALGWSPRRDLIEGLRETVQWYRDHRDWWEPIKSGDFRRYYLEKYGDI, encoded by the coding sequence ATGCGCCTGCTCGTGACCGGAGGCTGCGGGTTCATCGGCAGCAACTTCATACGCCTGGTGCTTCGGGAGCACCCGGAGGACGAGGTGATCAACCTGGACAAGCTCACCTACGCCGGCAACCCCATGAACCTGAAGGAGGTGGAAGGGGATTCCCGCTACTCCTTCCTCAAAGGCGACATCTGCGAGCCCTCCGACGTGGGGGCGGCCTTCTCGCGCGAGCCGGACGCGGTGGTGAATTTCGCCGCCGAGACGCACGTGGACCGCTCCATCATCTCGCCCGAGGATTTCGTGCGTACCGACGTCCTGGGGACCTTCCGCCTGCTGGAAAAGGCCAGGGAGAGCGGCGTCAGGATGCTGCAGGTGAGCACCGACGAGGTCTATGGGAGCATCGAGGAAGGATCCTTCCGCGAGGACAGCCCGCTTCAACCCAACAGCCCTTACGCGGCCTCCAAGGCGGGGGCCGACCTCCTGGTGCGCTCCTACGTGCGCACCTACGGCTTGGACGCGGTCATCGTGCGCAGCTCCAACAACTACGGGCCCTTCCAGTACCCGGAGAAGGTCATCCCGCTCTTCGTGACCAATATCCTGGAGGGAAGGAAAGTGCCCCTCTACGGGGAGGGGAGGAACGTGCGCGACTGGCTTTTCGTGGAGGACAACTGCCGCGCCATCGACCTGGTGTTGCGGAAGGGAGAGGCGGGAGGCATATACAATATCGGGGCTGGACAGGAGAGGACCAACCTGGAGCTGACCCTGGCTATCCTGGAGATCATGGGGGCGGGAGAGGAATGCATCGAGTACGTGGCCGACCGGCCGGGCCACGACCTCCGCTACTCCGTGGACAGCTCCAGGGTGAGGGCGCTGGGGTGGAGCCCGCGCCGGGATCTCATAGAGGGGCTGCGGGAGACGGTGCAGTGGTACCGCGATCACCGCGATTGGTGGGAGCCCATCAAGAGCGGCGATTTCCGGCGCTATTACTTGGAGAAGTACGGCGATATCTGA
- a CDS encoding acyl-CoA/acyl-ACP dehydrogenase, translated as MFDFIMSEEQKSLQQEVRDLVSWVPRQLILDMDAMIAPFPRFFLEEAGKRNLLGLRFPPAYGGRGLKWEDEIIAISEMSLVGVPLTCLYSLVSIVGECIVQFGNEDQKQRFLVPTLKGEKVCAEALTEPRGGSDFFGATCTARREGDHYVLHGQKRFIVGAEGADYFMVYARTDPDAPPRDGLSCFLVERDDSVEVKTVYGLMGARGSGTGRVLFRDTRVPAENLVGEENGASHIFYRMMVPERMTSAAGCVGAAREAIELAARYTTRRKAFGVQIKNFQAVSFMIAESLVKLDSMASLIWMTARAIDSGVSHGRMRRMVSESKKYATEAVWDIVYNAMQAMGGIAYTNVYPIERMLRDSRLLSIWTGTNEIMNLIIQHEFYKELEEKVRGKRDVELDAPEAFNEEEKIYE; from the coding sequence ATGTTCGATTTCATCATGAGCGAGGAGCAGAAGTCCCTGCAGCAGGAGGTGCGCGACCTGGTGAGCTGGGTCCCGCGCCAGCTCATCCTGGACATGGACGCGATGATCGCGCCCTTTCCCAGGTTCTTCCTGGAAGAGGCCGGAAAGCGCAACCTCCTCGGGTTGCGCTTCCCGCCCGCGTACGGGGGGCGGGGCCTGAAATGGGAGGACGAGATAATCGCCATCTCCGAGATGTCCCTGGTGGGGGTGCCGCTCACCTGCCTCTACTCCCTGGTGAGCATCGTGGGCGAGTGCATCGTGCAGTTCGGCAACGAGGACCAGAAGCAGCGCTTCCTAGTGCCCACCCTTAAAGGGGAGAAGGTGTGCGCCGAGGCCCTCACCGAGCCCCGCGGCGGCTCCGACTTCTTCGGCGCCACCTGCACCGCACGCCGCGAGGGAGACCATTACGTGCTGCACGGCCAGAAGCGCTTCATCGTGGGGGCGGAGGGCGCCGACTATTTCATGGTCTACGCGCGCACGGATCCCGACGCCCCGCCGCGCGACGGACTCTCCTGCTTCCTGGTGGAGCGCGACGACAGCGTGGAGGTGAAGACGGTCTACGGGCTCATGGGAGCGCGGGGGAGCGGCACCGGCAGGGTGCTCTTCCGCGACACCCGGGTGCCGGCGGAGAACCTGGTGGGGGAGGAGAACGGCGCCTCCCATATCTTCTACCGCATGATGGTCCCCGAGCGCATGACCTCGGCGGCGGGCTGCGTGGGGGCGGCGCGGGAGGCCATCGAGCTGGCGGCCCGCTACACCACGCGGCGCAAGGCCTTCGGGGTGCAGATAAAGAACTTCCAGGCGGTCTCCTTCATGATCGCCGAGAGCCTGGTCAAGCTGGACTCCATGGCCAGCCTCATCTGGATGACCGCCCGGGCCATCGACTCCGGGGTGTCCCACGGGCGCATGCGCCGCATGGTCTCGGAGTCCAAGAAGTACGCCACCGAGGCGGTGTGGGACATCGTCTACAACGCCATGCAGGCCATGGGGGGCATCGCCTACACCAACGTCTATCCCATCGAGAGGATGCTCCGGGACAGCCGCCTGCTCTCCATCTGGACGGGCACCAACGAGATCATGAACCTCATCATCCAGCACGAGTTCTACAAGGAGCTGGAGGAGAAGGTGAGGGGGAAGCGCGACGTGGAGCTGGACGCCCCCGAGGCCTTCAACGAGGAGGAGAAGATCTACGAGTAG
- a CDS encoding MerR family DNA-binding transcriptional regulator, with protein MGGKGGGRKARPKTTISELAGEFGITPRTIRYYEEVGLLSPHRDTPTSQRLYDDRDRARLKLILRGKRFGYSLAEIKDILELYDVDPTQRKQIMRTLEYGLRHIRELDERIEELREIRGEMLEFAAGFLRILEERGEDGEFVSRAREIVEAMDRGD; from the coding sequence ATGGGCGGCAAGGGTGGCGGGAGGAAGGCTCGCCCCAAAACGACCATCTCCGAGCTGGCGGGGGAGTTCGGCATCACCCCGCGCACCATCCGCTACTACGAGGAGGTGGGCCTGCTCTCCCCCCACCGCGACACCCCCACCAGCCAGAGGCTCTACGACGACCGCGACCGGGCGCGCTTGAAGCTCATCCTGCGCGGCAAGCGCTTCGGCTATTCCCTCGCCGAGATCAAGGACATCCTCGAGCTCTACGACGTGGACCCCACCCAGAGGAAGCAGATCATGCGCACCCTGGAATACGGGCTGCGGCATATCCGCGAGCTGGACGAGAGGATCGAGGAGCTGCGGGAGATACGCGGGGAGATGCTGGAGTTCGCCGCCGGCTTCCTGCGCATCCTGGAGGAGCGCGGGGAGGACGGGGAGTTCGTGAGCCGTGCCCGCGAGATCGTGGAGGCGATGGATAGAGGGGACTGA
- a CDS encoding glycosyltransferase family 2 protein produces the protein MKLSIVIPVFNERNTIKEILRRVRQVDLGDLEREIVVVDDGSTDGTRDILAMEENSMTRVIYHPQNRGKGAAVRTGFDAATGDLVLIQDADLEYDPEDYPRLLEPVLKGKAQVVYGSRFTGPRKNMLFWHFVGNRFLALVTNILYNTTLSDMETCYKLFTREALEGIELKSDRFDIEPEITAKILKKRIRIYEVPISYTGREMEEGKKISWRDGIPALWALIKYRFTD, from the coding sequence ATGAAGCTTTCCATCGTCATACCGGTGTTCAACGAGCGCAACACCATCAAGGAGATCCTGCGCCGCGTGAGGCAGGTCGACCTCGGAGACCTAGAGCGGGAGATCGTCGTCGTGGACGACGGCTCAACCGACGGCACTCGGGACATCCTGGCCATGGAGGAGAACTCCATGACGCGGGTCATCTATCACCCCCAGAACCGCGGCAAGGGAGCGGCGGTGCGCACCGGCTTCGACGCCGCCACCGGCGACCTCGTCCTCATCCAGGACGCGGACCTGGAGTACGACCCCGAGGACTACCCCAGGCTGCTGGAGCCGGTGCTCAAGGGGAAGGCGCAGGTGGTGTACGGGTCGCGCTTCACCGGACCCCGCAAGAACATGCTCTTCTGGCACTTCGTGGGCAACCGTTTCCTGGCCCTGGTGACCAACATCCTCTACAACACCACCCTCTCGGACATGGAGACCTGTTACAAGCTCTTCACCCGCGAGGCCCTGGAGGGCATCGAGCTCAAGTCCGACCGGTTCGATATCGAGCCGGAGATCACCGCCAAGATACTGAAGAAGAGGATAAGGATCTACGAGGTCCCCATCTCCTACACCGGGCGCGAGATGGAGGAGGGTAAGAAGATAAGCTGGCGAGACGGCATCCCCGCCCTCTGGGCCCTCATCAAGTACCGCTTCACCGACTGA
- a CDS encoding dTDP-4-dehydrorhamnose 3,5-epimerase family protein: MIAGVEIRELDTDLDAAGATTAVWAEGAAPRLSSLDVRRLFPGVVEAWTLREEAAERVFCLQGMIKLVLCDRREGSPTRDEVMELFLGEYRPREVLVPPGVLRGWKAVGGREAMVCLALEGGGGARTLSREEARVPYDWEIVMR, translated from the coding sequence GTGATAGCGGGGGTTGAGATCAGGGAACTGGACACGGATCTGGATGCGGCGGGGGCGACCACGGCGGTATGGGCCGAGGGAGCCGCGCCCCGCCTCTCCTCCCTGGACGTGAGGCGCCTCTTCCCCGGGGTGGTGGAGGCCTGGACGCTGCGCGAGGAAGCGGCGGAGCGGGTGTTCTGTCTGCAGGGGATGATCAAGCTGGTGCTCTGCGACCGGCGCGAGGGGTCGCCGACCCGGGACGAGGTCATGGAGCTCTTCCTCGGGGAATACCGCCCCCGCGAGGTGCTCGTCCCCCCCGGCGTGCTCAGGGGATGGAAGGCGGTGGGAGGACGGGAAGCCATGGTGTGCCTGGCCCTGGAGGGCGGCGGCGGAGCCCGCACCTTGTCCCGGGAGGAGGCGCGGGTGCCCTACGACTGGGAGATCGTCATGCGCTAG
- a CDS encoding TetR/AcrR family transcriptional regulator, producing the protein MKEADENRKRRLPAAERRKVILDAALSAFVEFGYHGALMDTIAERAEVTKPILYRHFSSKLDLLLAIIDNAGDELRSSLLLPNPSEMDWRTSIRHSVHAYFEFVTRSEAAFRLIYDTDLNVDAKARERVIQIRKSIIEVVSGVVASYTDTARVSREDIDVLAVILIGMVESTVTYWMNNKDRPPEKYEQSLVDAISAILSRLPARTAS; encoded by the coding sequence ATGAAGGAAGCGGATGAGAATCGCAAGCGGCGCCTGCCGGCCGCGGAACGCCGGAAGGTGATCCTGGACGCCGCCCTGAGCGCTTTCGTAGAGTTCGGCTATCACGGAGCCCTCATGGACACCATAGCGGAGCGGGCCGAGGTCACCAAGCCCATCCTCTACCGCCATTTCTCCAGCAAGCTCGACCTCCTGCTGGCCATCATCGACAACGCGGGAGATGAGCTGCGTTCCTCCCTCCTCCTTCCCAACCCGTCGGAGATGGACTGGCGCACCTCCATCCGCCACAGCGTACACGCCTATTTCGAGTTCGTCACCAGGTCGGAGGCGGCCTTCCGCCTCATCTACGACACCGACCTCAACGTGGACGCAAAAGCCAGGGAGCGCGTGATCCAGATACGCAAGAGCATCATCGAGGTCGTCTCTGGGGTGGTGGCCTCCTACACCGACACCGCCAGGGTATCCAGGGAGGACATCGACGTGCTGGCGGTGATCCTCATCGGGATGGTGGAGTCCACGGTCACCTACTGGATGAACAACAAGGACCGCCCGCCGGAGAAGTACGAACAGAGCCTGGTGGATGCCATCTCCGCCATCCTCTCCCGGCTCCCGGCCCGGACAGCTTCGTGA
- a CDS encoding VOC family protein yields MSRGDRLRMPRLSQVGIYVKDMDRTIARYQEVFGIGPWLVQTMKARRCEYQGCKAKLKSKIGVAFSGKVQLELIQVLEGPNVYLDTLGGREEGLHHLAFEVSDLEERVRACREAGIEILQEGTFKRLGMRIDYAYLDTRESVGVILEFIQTSLLGIKLRMYPAVVKLLARSQERFGLPPGRS; encoded by the coding sequence ATGTCCAGGGGAGACCGCCTGCGCATGCCTCGCCTCTCCCAGGTAGGCATCTACGTCAAGGACATGGACAGGACCATCGCCCGCTACCAGGAGGTGTTCGGCATCGGGCCCTGGCTGGTACAGACCATGAAGGCCAGGCGATGCGAGTACCAGGGCTGCAAGGCCAAGCTCAAGTCCAAGATCGGCGTGGCCTTCTCAGGCAAGGTCCAGCTTGAGCTGATCCAGGTGCTGGAGGGCCCCAACGTGTACCTTGACACCCTGGGCGGGCGCGAAGAAGGCCTGCACCACCTGGCTTTCGAGGTGAGCGACCTCGAGGAGCGGGTGCGGGCCTGCCGCGAGGCGGGTATCGAGATCCTGCAGGAGGGCACCTTCAAGCGCCTTGGCATGCGCATCGACTATGCGTACCTGGACACCCGGGAATCGGTGGGGGTCATCCTCGAGTTCATACAGACCAGCCTGCTGGGAATCAAGCTGCGCATGTACCCCGCGGTGGTGAAGCTGCTGGCAAGGTCCCAGGAGCGCTTCGGGCTCCCCCCCGGACGTTCCTGA
- a CDS encoding TetR/AcrR family transcriptional regulator → MRRKRLPADKRKQSIIKAAERCLARRGYYSCTTADIAAEAGITEPVLYQHFRDKADLVESMRNATVEDISKYVTKRVLKRSTPLEGLREAAEAIFDYTVRHRSKMRAYYYSIPELGSGGLRRSPVQRLHRLHNAVSYMLEEAQRQGAVRKDLEVADFAWSFISLVEIVYIANALGLEVPFRDKAEYLDLIDRLLATAGAAERRG, encoded by the coding sequence ATGAGAAGAAAGAGGCTGCCTGCCGACAAGAGGAAGCAGAGCATCATCAAGGCGGCCGAGAGATGCCTCGCGCGCCGGGGCTACTACAGCTGCACCACCGCGGACATCGCCGCGGAGGCGGGCATCACCGAGCCCGTGCTCTACCAGCATTTCCGGGACAAGGCCGACCTGGTGGAGAGCATGCGCAACGCCACGGTGGAGGACATCTCCAAGTATGTGACCAAGCGGGTGCTGAAGAGGAGCACCCCCCTGGAGGGCCTGCGGGAAGCGGCCGAGGCCATCTTCGACTACACCGTCCGCCACCGCAGTAAGATGCGCGCCTATTATTACTCCATACCCGAGCTGGGCTCGGGAGGCCTGCGCAGGTCGCCAGTGCAGCGCCTGCACCGCCTGCACAACGCCGTGTCCTACATGCTCGAGGAGGCACAGCGCCAGGGGGCGGTGAGAAAAGACCTCGAGGTGGCCGACTTCGCCTGGAGCTTCATCTCCCTGGTGGAGATCGTCTATATCGCCAACGCCCTCGGCCTGGAGGTGCCCTTCCGAGACAAGGCCGAATACCTGGACCTCATCGACCGGCTGCTGGCGACGGCCGGGGCGGCGGAGCGAAGGGGGTGA
- a CDS encoding glucose-1-phosphate thymidylyltransferase: MKGLILSGGEGTRLRPITHTSAKQLVPVANKPILFYGLEALRDAGISDIGIIVGDTEAEIRAAVGDGSAWGARVTYIRQEAPLGLAHAVLTAADFLADTPFVMYLGDNLIKEGITAFVEEFRSKEVEALILLAHVEEPQRFGVAELEGSRIVRLVEKPKEPPSDLALVGAYMFRPSIIEASRAIKPSWRGELEITDAIQHLIDVGMRVEAHVINGWWKDTGRLEDLLEANRMVLEGIASRCEGSVDGESRVDGRVVIEEGAEIVRSVLRGPAMVGRGSRVVDSFVGPFTSIYYGVTLERSEIEHSIVLENSRISDIPGRIEDSLIGKNVEISRSGARPSSFRFMLGDNSRVGLV, encoded by the coding sequence CTGAAAGGGTTGATTCTTTCCGGGGGAGAGGGGACGCGCCTGCGCCCCATCACCCATACCAGCGCCAAGCAGCTGGTGCCCGTGGCCAACAAGCCCATCCTCTTCTACGGCCTGGAGGCCTTGAGGGACGCGGGCATAAGCGACATCGGCATCATCGTGGGGGATACCGAGGCGGAGATAAGGGCGGCGGTGGGCGACGGCTCGGCCTGGGGGGCGCGGGTGACCTATATACGGCAGGAGGCGCCGCTGGGCCTGGCCCACGCCGTGCTCACGGCGGCGGATTTCCTCGCGGACACGCCCTTCGTCATGTACCTGGGCGACAACCTCATCAAGGAGGGGATCACCGCCTTCGTGGAGGAGTTCCGGAGCAAGGAAGTGGAGGCCCTCATCCTCCTCGCCCATGTGGAGGAGCCCCAGCGCTTCGGGGTGGCCGAGCTGGAGGGTAGCAGGATCGTCAGGCTGGTGGAGAAGCCCAAGGAGCCCCCCAGCGACCTGGCCTTGGTGGGGGCCTACATGTTCCGCCCCTCCATCATCGAGGCCTCCCGCGCCATCAAGCCCTCCTGGCGCGGGGAGCTGGAGATAACCGACGCCATCCAGCACCTCATCGACGTGGGGATGCGGGTGGAGGCGCACGTCATCAACGGCTGGTGGAAGGATACCGGGCGCCTGGAGGACCTCCTGGAGGCCAACCGCATGGTCCTGGAGGGCATCGCCTCCCGCTGCGAGGGGAGCGTGGACGGTGAGTCCAGGGTGGACGGCCGGGTGGTCATCGAGGAGGGGGCGGAGATCGTGCGCAGCGTGCTCAGGGGCCCGGCGATGGTGGGCAGGGGCTCGCGGGTGGTGGACTCCTTCGTCGGCCCTTTCACGTCCATATATTACGGCGTGACCCTGGAAAGGAGCGAGATAGAGCACTCCATCGTGTTGGAGAACAGCCGCATCTCCGATATCCCGGGGCGCATCGAGGACAGCCTCATCGGCAAGAACGTGGAAATCTCCAGGTCCGGGGCGCGCCCCAGCTCCTTCCGCTTCATGCTGGGAGACAATTCCAGGGTGGGACTGGTCTGA
- a CDS encoding TetR/AcrR family transcriptional regulator translates to MAERTRRSGGARRQQIIAAAIKAFAAKNYDGASMNDIAREAGITKRAIYRYFPGKRELFYAVRNEVYGSIVDHLWKELPEASNFNQLADALMRSHFRFSVENPDMLRVVVNTISEAATRGFQENIEGLLAERAEEIEKLMQAGIEEGTLDPALDTSFVSWILVLIYFFLVYMLAYEEDWLIPRGEEAVSVLMRPFLASLAPRP, encoded by the coding sequence ATGGCGGAGAGGACACGCAGGTCGGGGGGAGCCCGCAGGCAGCAGATCATCGCCGCCGCCATCAAGGCCTTCGCGGCCAAGAACTACGACGGCGCCTCCATGAACGACATCGCCAGGGAGGCGGGCATCACCAAGCGCGCCATCTACCGTTATTTCCCAGGCAAGCGCGAGCTCTTCTACGCCGTCCGCAACGAGGTGTACGGGTCCATCGTGGACCACCTCTGGAAGGAGCTCCCGGAAGCCTCCAATTTCAACCAGCTGGCGGACGCCCTCATGCGCAGCCACTTCCGCTTCAGCGTGGAAAACCCGGACATGCTGCGCGTGGTGGTGAACACCATCTCCGAGGCGGCCACGCGGGGGTTCCAGGAGAACATCGAGGGCCTGCTCGCGGAGCGCGCGGAGGAGATCGAGAAGCTCATGCAGGCGGGCATCGAGGAGGGCACCCTCGACCCCGCCCTGGACACCTCCTTCGTCTCCTGGATCCTGGTGCTCATCTACTTCTTCCTCGTGTACATGCTCGCCTACGAGGAGGACTGGCTAATCCCCCGGGGCGAGGAAGCCGTCTCCGTCCTCATGCGCCCCTTCCTCGCCTCCCTCGCGCCGCGGCCCTGA
- a CDS encoding ribonuclease D — protein MTDFRYVDDPAALEDAVERLRGCRSISVDLESDSYHHYAEKIALVQVCGGGEIFILDPLRVDLAPLADLLAERGIEKVFHDVDYDGRMLLTYLGVKPAPVFDTMIAARVLGKERIGLADLLAEYFGLAMDKRFQKADWSRRPLGVGMLEYAALDVAYLASLRDRLHDELVGCRREAWAREEFERAVEGLEPMPERTVDLRRVKGARELSPRQLAVLRELMRWREERARESDVPTFKIVGNDRLLKVAQACPRDRGQLAASGALSERQIARFGPEILKAVGRGMRAPREDLPSMPVPVHQRRDLAAEKILRELKAARDRKAAELGMDPGFLLPNAVLKAVARLKPSGTAELEESGLLKGWRLKIMKDILTSG, from the coding sequence ATGACGGATTTCAGGTACGTGGACGACCCGGCCGCGCTGGAGGATGCCGTGGAGCGGCTGCGCGGCTGCCGCAGCATCTCCGTGGACCTCGAATCCGACAGCTACCACCATTATGCCGAGAAGATAGCCCTGGTTCAGGTGTGCGGCGGAGGGGAGATCTTCATCCTGGATCCCCTGCGCGTGGACCTCGCTCCCCTGGCGGACCTGCTGGCGGAGAGGGGTATCGAGAAGGTCTTTCACGACGTCGACTATGACGGACGCATGCTCCTGACCTACTTGGGGGTGAAGCCGGCTCCCGTCTTCGACACCATGATCGCGGCGCGGGTCCTGGGGAAAGAGAGGATCGGGCTGGCCGACCTGCTGGCGGAGTATTTCGGCCTGGCCATGGACAAGAGGTTCCAGAAGGCGGACTGGTCCCGGCGTCCTCTCGGCGTGGGGATGCTGGAATACGCCGCCCTCGACGTTGCCTACCTGGCTTCCCTCCGTGACCGACTCCACGACGAGCTGGTAGGGTGCAGAAGGGAAGCATGGGCGCGGGAGGAGTTCGAGCGGGCGGTGGAGGGCCTGGAGCCCATGCCCGAGCGCACCGTCGACCTGCGGCGGGTGAAGGGCGCGAGGGAACTCTCGCCCCGCCAGCTCGCCGTGCTGCGCGAGCTGATGCGCTGGCGAGAGGAGCGCGCGCGGGAGAGCGACGTCCCCACCTTCAAGATCGTGGGCAACGACAGGCTCCTGAAGGTAGCGCAGGCGTGCCCACGCGACCGCGGCCAGCTTGCTGCCTCGGGAGCCCTCTCCGAGAGGCAGATCGCGCGGTTCGGGCCGGAGATCCTCAAGGCGGTGGGAAGGGGGATGCGGGCGCCTCGCGAGGACCTGCCCTCTATGCCCGTCCCCGTACATCAGAGGCGCGACCTGGCGGCGGAGAAGATCCTGCGAGAGCTGAAGGCTGCACGCGACCGCAAGGCTGCCGAGCTGGGCATGGACCCCGGCTTCCTCCTCCCTAACGCCGTCTTGAAGGCCGTGGCCCGCCTCAAGCCCTCCGGAACCGCCGAGCTCGAGGAGAGCGGCCTGCTGAAGGGTTGGCGGCTGAAGATCATGAAGGATATACTCACCAGCGGATGA
- a CDS encoding PAS domain S-box protein, with the protein MIRILHVEDNQDHALLIRRGLAMQDPELEVLGAASAEEALRIMAEEHIDLVLSDYALGGGMDGLALLREVRRRDPAIPFIFLTGQGNEEVASHALHEGANDYFIKRSGSLQFKRMAMTLRKQWEAHRAQRGWEEAEGRYRHLVEHMNAGLALARGDRFVYVNPKLCEILGYDEEELTSRPFLDFASPASRDIIAERYRRRRAGESIPETYDIWVRRRDGREITLELTASVIEDSQGIATLAVMRDVTREREAEEFFRLVFEHANEAIILSELDGRILEANPAASRLTGYSLEELRSMYVQDLHVPEERQLSESELEKLRRGEFEGFVGTGRCKDGTLKRCAVTGTPVDLGERRLMLGLVTELPGQGESEVDKRIAEEADTRFKLAIDQAPLVAVQGYDAEGRVTYWNRASEELYGFSRQEALGKTLDQLILDQEGASEFRALLSEVWRESRPSSPREWHTRDRAGNVRWVLSTLFPLVVEGRSVEAFCMDIDITPRMELEAELRRRNVELETFAHTLSHELRAPLTSMGGYLHLLRESAAGKLDAEEAECLDRCSAACENMERLIGSLLDLARRDLGGRGEESVDLEAMTRELWEELLPSFPGLHPRLEMSFRVREAFADPELLRRCMANLLDNALKHHLGPHDPSVEAGSMRGDGETVVFVRDDGPGIPPELQEELFLPYRRGSTPAPGLGIGLAMSARAVESWGGRLWVESEPGKGTTFFFTIPAASR; encoded by the coding sequence ATGATCCGCATTCTGCACGTGGAGGACAACCAGGACCACGCCCTGCTCATCCGGCGGGGCCTGGCCATGCAGGACCCCGAGCTGGAGGTGCTGGGCGCCGCGAGCGCCGAGGAGGCGCTACGTATCATGGCGGAGGAACATATAGACCTGGTGCTCAGCGACTACGCACTGGGCGGGGGCATGGACGGCCTCGCCCTGCTGCGGGAGGTGCGCCGGCGCGACCCCGCCATACCCTTCATCTTCCTCACCGGGCAGGGGAACGAGGAGGTGGCCTCCCATGCCCTGCACGAGGGGGCCAACGATTACTTCATCAAGCGCTCGGGTTCCCTGCAGTTCAAGCGCATGGCCATGACCCTGCGTAAGCAGTGGGAGGCACACCGGGCGCAGCGCGGCTGGGAGGAGGCCGAGGGGCGCTACCGTCACCTGGTGGAACATATGAACGCTGGCCTGGCCCTGGCGCGCGGCGACCGTTTCGTGTACGTGAACCCCAAGCTGTGCGAGATCCTCGGCTACGACGAGGAGGAGCTGACCTCCCGTCCCTTCCTGGACTTCGCCTCCCCGGCCTCCCGCGACATCATCGCGGAACGCTACCGACGGCGGCGGGCGGGCGAGAGCATCCCGGAGACCTACGACATCTGGGTCAGGCGCAGGGACGGGCGGGAGATAACCCTAGAGCTCACCGCCTCGGTCATCGAGGACTCCCAGGGCATCGCCACCCTGGCGGTGATGCGGGACGTGACCAGGGAGCGCGAGGCGGAGGAGTTCTTCCGCCTCGTCTTCGAGCATGCCAACGAGGCCATCATCCTGAGCGAGCTCGACGGCCGCATCCTGGAGGCCAACCCCGCCGCCTCCCGCCTCACCGGCTACAGCCTCGAGGAGCTGCGCTCCATGTACGTGCAGGACCTGCACGTCCCCGAGGAGCGGCAGCTCTCGGAGAGCGAGCTGGAGAAGCTCCGCCGCGGGGAGTTCGAGGGCTTCGTGGGCACCGGCAGGTGCAAGGACGGCACCCTCAAGCGATGCGCGGTAACCGGCACCCCGGTGGACCTCGGGGAGCGCAGGCTGATGCTGGGGCTGGTCACGGAACTGCCCGGACAGGGCGAAAGCGAGGTGGATAAGCGCATCGCCGAGGAGGCGGACACACGCTTCAAGCTCGCCATCGACCAGGCACCCCTGGTCGCGGTGCAGGGATATGACGCCGAAGGGCGCGTCACCTACTGGAACCGCGCCTCCGAGGAGCTCTACGGGTTTTCGCGGCAGGAGGCGCTGGGCAAGACCCTGGATCAGCTCATCCTCGACCAGGAGGGAGCTTCGGAGTTCAGGGCGCTCCTCTCCGAGGTATGGCGGGAGTCGCGTCCCTCCTCCCCCCGGGAGTGGCATACCCGCGACCGCGCGGGCAACGTGCGGTGGGTGCTCTCCACCCTCTTCCCCCTGGTGGTGGAGGGCAGGAGCGTTGAGGCCTTCTGCATGGACATCGACATCACCCCCCGCATGGAGCTGGAGGCCGAGCTGCGGCGCCGCAACGTGGAGCTGGAGACGTTCGCCCATACTCTCTCCCATGAGCTCCGTGCCCCCCTAACCAGCATGGGCGGTTACCTCCATCTGCTGCGCGAGTCGGCGGCGGGGAAGCTGGACGCGGAGGAGGCCGAATGCCTGGACCGCTGCTCCGCGGCCTGCGAGAACATGGAGCGCCTCATAGGCTCCCTGCTGGATCTCGCACGCCGGGACCTCGGAGGCCGCGGCGAGGAAAGCGTGGACCTCGAGGCGATGACGCGGGAGCTCTGGGAGGAGCTCCTCCCCTCTTTCCCCGGGCTTCACCCCCGCCTGGAGATGTCCTTCCGGGTGCGCGAGGCCTTTGCCGATCCCGAGCTTCTGCGCAGGTGCATGGCAAACCTCCTCGACAACGCCCTCAAGCATCACCTGGGTCCCCATGACCCCAGCGTGGAGGCCGGCTCCATGCGGGGAGACGGCGAGACGGTGGTCTTCGTCCGCGACGACGGGCCCGGCATCCCGCCCGAGCTCCAGGAGGAGTTGTTCCTCCCTTACCGGCGGGGATCGACCCCGGCGCCTGGCCTGGGCATCGGGCTGGCCATGTCCGCCAGGGCGGTGGAGAGCTGGGGCGGGCGACTCTGGGTGGAATCGGAGCCCGGAAAGGGCACAACCTTCTTCTTCACCATCCCCGCGGCCTCTCGATGA